The Amaranthus tricolor cultivar Red isolate AtriRed21 chromosome 2, ASM2621246v1, whole genome shotgun sequence genome contains the following window.
TTTGTCGGTAGCTTCAACTGCTTCAGCAGATCCGCTAGGTTCAGATCCATTGGTAACCGGAACTTCCTTGGTCTTAACAGTTCCGACCTTTACGTACTTGCTCATGAACTTGTATTCCCAGTCCTGCAATGCCTCGAGCTCAAAAGCACCGAGTCCTGAAACGTCTCCGGTCAAATCTTTTTCTTCAAAAGACATCTTGGCTAGAGCTCGACTAGCGTCTTTGCCAGCGAATAGTGCATAGGGCCCACCTGGACCGTAGAACATCCTGAAATCATACACAAGGGTTCGGGATGTTAGCACATAAAATGGTTGCAAAACACCGGAGTTGCTATTCATGATTCCATAACTCATTTGGGATAAATGAAGGAAATTCAAGTTGTCTCACAACACAGGCAAGATGCAGATTTGAGTATCAAATTCTAGAAATTCCCAACAATCGACGAACATTAATAGCTGCAATGTGTAATCATAACATTAATATGGAATTTTGGTTAGTCATTGTGCAAAATATCAGTCACATCACTACATTGCGGCCGCATCTTAAAGGTGTTGAGGTTACCACGACCACACTGTAGGCAATGACAACCACAAAATGACCCATAGTGACCGTGAAAGTAGTTTTGATGACCATTACTGCAACCGCATACGAGATTTTGCACTATGGATCCAACGACGATCAGACCATCAAACCCGTTAAGTACATGATGCAACTAATGATACAATAGAGATATCATTGTATATAACATACCTCGGGGCTTTAACCATaggcttaagcttttggttgaagccccatgatatgttatataatattataatctaTCAACTAAAACTATGAAACGTTAAAGAGTACATCACAGAAcagtaaaaaaaatcacaatcaATGTCATGAATGATGCATGAACACGACGACACCAAGTGGAGACAAAGGAAAGAGAATACAATGATACAAGGATGGAGGAAACCACGCGCGGCGGGGGGGTTAAAATCACTACCCTTTTCGGCGGGGGGAgaagaaaggagaaaaatatTTCCCCCTCATCCCACTAAGGTATAAATACACCAAAAATGGACTAATTCTTCATTCCTCCTCCGTTCACTTTACAATCATTTCTTATCCTTTGCAACAATTATATTCTATTGATTCTATGCTATATATTCTTTGTTTGACATTTATTTCTCATGAAAATATttactctcaagtctcaacCCAAGCGTGGCCTTATATAGAAGAACCATGAGTTATATCAACAAAAAAGAAACACTTTCAAAGAAAGGCATTAACAATGAAGTAGAATCCTCTCTTATCATTTACGGCCCGTTTAAgcagtggtactaaatggtggtaacaGGAATGATTTACggtgtaaaatttcataaaagttAACGTCATTCCCAAGGTGATGaagttttgataaaaaaaagttactttacaaattttcatcaccagctaataccacctctctcaatgataaatgataatgcattggaatgaattttatgaagaaaatgagtaagttggacaagcatggccattAAAGTAGCCAAGggaaccaaaattacactaattttcattctcacTACCACCGTTTAATACCGCCTAACAAACGGGCCGTTAGGCCACTAGACATATCAAACATCCAAAAAGGTGGAACAGAATCCTATCAAAAGCACTACAAGTTTGAACTCAAATACACTTACCCACAAAcacactacaaaaaaaagtcAAGTTACACTACCCAATCTAAAGTCCACAGCCCAAGCCACCCAAAGACAGCAGCTTATCTATAACACTTTAAAACCACAACACAATTTCATCAACCAACTAATTGAACCTATCCAAAGCaagaaaattcaaatacaatTATACATTAGAACCAAAACTAATCTTCAATAGAATGAAACTCAGATAAGGGTTTATTATGGAGTCAACATTAAACAATACAAACTTCACCCCAAAAAATGAGCTTATTGACCTTATAACACTCAAAAAACCACAAAGCTAAAAACTTTAATCACTCAAACTTATTAATTCCCAAATAagaaaaaaccccaaaaaaattttaatacaaCTAAACATGTAAACAAAGAAACatgaaaatcaaataattttgacccaattaataaCAAAACCCTAGAAAATTTTGACTTCTTCTACTTAAGATTAAACAGCTAACCCAGAAAAAAGAacagaaattaaattaaacctGCTTTGAGAAACATCATAGATCTGACCCTTAATAGCCATAAGCAAAGGCTTTTTAGAGTCAGACCCATCATACTGTTTTAACTCATCTTCACTAATTTCACCAACTTGAACAGGTGGAGGTAAAGGCTCCATTTCCTCAAATGATCTAGCATGATGTTGAGGGGATGATCcaaaaaacccagaaacaacATGATATAAAGCTAAACTTATAGCAATTACAGTGAAAAAAGTGGCTGGAGAAAGCCCTGTATATGCTGTGATTGATTCCTTTAATGTTTCCCATAATTCTAAAGCCATTTTTTTGATCTTTTAGAGGAGTTGGTGAAGTTATGggtgatttgaaaggttttatgTCAGTTTCAAGTTTGAGTATTGAATGTTGAATCTCTATGTTTTATGGGAGAAGATACAGAGAGAGAAAAATATCAGGATTTGGTAAGGAAATTGGTGATTTATGGGGAGGAGAAATTAGAAAAGGTAGATGGATTTTTGGTATTTGGGCTTAATTTTTGAGTATTCTaacttcacaaattcttgtgataTTCTTATTGGTCAaaactattatatattttttaaaatattataagtaggtattaagaataatataaatagatatttaagatattaaaagtaggcattaagaatacgataaataaGCATCAAGattaatgtaagtaggcattaaaaatacgataagttaaatattaatctttaatgaattGGACTTAAAATACGTCAATCAAAGAGATGAGATCTTATCTCTCAAGATACAAGCTGTTCTAACTTTCTAAATACGATTGTGTGTACAATTGTTTATCGTAGACGTAGAAAAGGTGTAGTTGCCCTTATTTGACCGATGCCATAGCCCAATATGATTGACAAGTTTCCCTTTGTTCAAGCACTCAAACAAGGAGTAGACATATGGATATGCCGAAATTGGCACAAAACATACGCCCGTGTGCTCGTGACGTGTAACtagttattatttaaaattggcTGACACAACATGACACGGCATGACATAATAGTGTCTGCGGCCTCATTGCACAACACAGACAAATACATGATCAGCTTCGACATAATCCACGGCACACACAATACAATACATTTTCAGCACAATCCACGTCAACCTAACACGATAGAATTTCATATTAGAGGTATAAACTCAAGTGTATCTAACAATTGGtataatagattttttttttcccaatATAAAGATATTTGGTCATTGATTGTTCAGTTGgctcatttattttgtttgaccGGCTAATAacaattgattattttattttatttgaatcataTGCATAAATGTCAGAGTTGTCTAAGCTTAAGTGTACCTAAAAATTGGCTATAATAGAATATTCTTTCTCAAGATAATGATGTTTAGTCATTGATAGTTTGGTTGGTATAGACGTATAGTAATCTTATTTGATCAGttgataatattaatttttttgtttaaatcaattattattgtaaatttattttataattttaaattatttttactaattatgcactaagaataaaatttaatttaaataaatagaaTTGAGGgactacttaaaaaaaaaaagtggtcaTATTCATAAGGGACTCGTGTAAGTCTGATCTGGTTTAGTCCGATCAGATCGGTGTCAATGTGCGAGGAGTCCCTCTATCCCAACATCTTTGCTATGTTGCACATATGAAAGACTCTATTCCCTCTTCCTTCTATCCCATAAAGATAAAATGAACCAAGGAATTCTACATTGGAATCCATGCTATACAAACAAACTCTCACCCTTCTCCTTATCTCCATATTCATCCTCATCTTTCTCATTTATCCCCAAATTTAAGCACCTAACCCTAATCTCAGCTACCATAAAATCccttgaagaacaagaagaagaaaaattacCTGCAAGAGAGAGAAGAAAGGTTAGAAATGAGAGGAGAGAAAGCAAAGCTTTTAACTGGAAAGAAGAAGTAGAAATGAGGCTTATTAAGAAGCCTAAGAAGAGATATGCTTCTTGGACTGAAGAACTTAACCTTGATAATTTGGCCCATTTGGGCCCACAATGGTGGGTTGTTCGGGTTTCTCGGGTTGGTGGTCAAGAGACTGCTGAACGTCTTGCTCGTTCTCTTGTTATTAACTTTCCAGACATTGATTTTAAGGTAAATTTAGGAAGAAATAGAAGGAtatttgttagtttttatttttgatggTGTTTTGGTTTGTGGAGTTGTGAAAGATTGGTGCTTTTTTCTTGGGtttcttgtttgaattgttttTGTGATGtgtttgtttgttaaaatgATGGAATTGGGGAAATTTTCTCTTGCTAAGAACTTTCTAGTCATTGATTTTAAGGTAAATTTAGGAAGAAATAGAAGGaattttgttggtttttatttttgatggTGTTTTGTGGAGTTGTGAAAGATTGATGCTCTTTTCTTGGGTTTCATGTTTGCATTGTTTTTgtgatgtgtttttttttgttaaaatgatGGAATTGGGGAAATTTTGTCTTGCTAAGAACTTTCTAGACATTGATTTTAAGGTAAAAATTTTGGAAGAAATAGAAGGGATTTTGttgggtttttatttttgatggTGTTTTGGTTTGTGGAGTTGTGAAAGGTTATTCTCAATCCTAGAGTTTCTTTGGccattaatttctttttatgaGGGTATAGCCTACCATCTTCATACCTTCCAAGTCACTGATCATAGGTCCTATGATCGGGATATACatggtataatgatgatgagttGGGAAGATTATTGCTTTGTTGGGTTTGATTTTGCCATTGTTATTGTGGTGTGTGGAAATTGGGGAATTTTAATTGCTTTGATCTAATGGGGAAGTAAAGGGTAGATATTTGGATTAGTTATGTT
Protein-coding sequences here:
- the LOC130806337 gene encoding membrane steroid-binding protein 2; its protein translation is MALELWETLKESITAYTGLSPATFFTVIAISLALYHVVSGFFGSSPQHHARSFEEMEPLPPPVQVGEISEDELKQYDGSDSKKPLLMAIKGQIYDVSQSRMFYGPGGPYALFAGKDASRALAKMSFEEKDLTGDVSGLGAFELEALQDWEYKFMSKYVKVGTVKTKEVPVTNGSEPSGSAEAVEATDKEAAKQTEDSPSENPAAVTEDTSATEAEKKDE